CACAGGAAAATGCGCCATTTAGGACGGAATAACAATGGTAGAAGACAGAATTTATGATGTAGTTGTTATCGGAGCGGGGCATGCCGGCTGTGAAGCCGCACTCGCTGCGGCGCGCATGGGTGCGGTGACGCTTCTTTTAACAATTAGCCTAGATACAATAGCAATATTGCCGTGCAACACATCAATAGGAGGGCCGGGAAGGGGCCAGCTGGTGCGTGAGATTGATGCGCTGGGTGGCGAGATGGCCCGTCGTGCGGATGCGTGCACGCTGCACTCTCGCCGGTCAAACACTGCAAAAGGGTTGGCCGTTCAAGCGCCCTTTGTTATTGTTGACAGGCGCCAATACCAACTTTCGATGAAGTTTCTACTTGAGCGCACGGAAAACTTATCTATCCGCCAAGCGTTAATTGTCGATATACGGCCGACGGATACAGGTATTGCCGTTACCTCGGCGTTCGGTGAGCGATTCGCCGGGAAAACCGTAGTTCTAACAGCGGGCACATTTCTTGGTGGCGAGATCGCTTACGGTAAGGTTCGTGAGCCGGCGGGCCGCCACGCGGAAATCGCAGCGCCGGAGCTCTCAGTGTGCTTATCGAGGTTGGGAATCAGGATGGGGCGCTTTAAAACCGGCACGTCACCCAGGATAAATGCGGCAACCACAGATGTTGCTGCCCTGGAAGTACAAGCGCCGGACCCCACGCCTGAACCATTCTCGTTCTGGACCCGGGAGTTCACACCGCAATCGTTAGTTTGCTACAAAACAAAAACAACAGAGGCAACCGGAGCGCTGGTCGTAGATAATATGGAAGCTTCGCCATTGTTTACCACAGAGGGCCGTCATACCGGCGCGCGCTATTGTCCATCAATCGAAGACCGGGTGGTTCACAGCCCTGATCGCTCCCACCATCCGATCTTCTTGCAGCCCCAAGACGATACCGGCCAGGAATACTATATCCAGGGCTTATCTACATCACTGCCGGCAGATGTGCAGGTAGACCTGGTTCACTCTATTAAAGGTTTAGAGCATGCTCGCATTATGCGACCAGGCTATGCGGTTACCTACGATTTTCTCCACCCGGATCAGCTTTCGCAAAGCTTAGAAGTAAAAACAATACCGGGATTGTTTACTGCAGGACAGGTTAACGGCACCAGCGGCTATGAGGAGGCCGCTGCCCAGGGCTTAATCGCCGGTATTAACGCCGTTCGCAAAGTGCGCTCCGAAGAGCCGTTTATCCTGGATCGCAGCCAGGCGTACATCGGTGTACTCATCGATGACCTGGTTACAAAAGGCGTA
This Candidatus Aquicultor sp. DNA region includes the following protein-coding sequences:
- a CDS encoding FAD-dependent oxidoreductase, whose product is MVEDRIYDVVVIGAGHAGCEAALAAARMGAVTLLLTISLDTIAILPCNTSIGGPGRGQLVREIDALGGEMARRADACTLHSRRSNTAKGLAVQAPFVIVDRRQYQLSMKFLLERTENLSIRQALIVDIRPTDTGIAVTSAFGERFAGKTVVLTAGTFLGGEIAYGKVREPAGRHAEIAAPELSVCLSRLGIRMGRFKTGTSPRINAATTDVAALEVQAPDPTPEPFSFWTREFTPQSLVCYKTKTTEATGALVVDNMEASPLFTTEGRHTGARYCPSIEDRVVHSPDRSHHPIFLQPQDDTGQEYYIQGLSTSLPADVQVDLVHSIKGLEHARIMRPGYAVTYDFLHPDQLSQSLEVKTIPGLFTAGQVNGTSGYEEAAAQGLIAGINAVRKVRSEEPFILDRSQAYIGVLIDDLVTKGV